The window CGGGGACGAATCGCCCGCTCATGGCGACGATACCGGCGATCTTCTCGGGCGCCTTTGCGAGCACGGTGTAGCTCATCATGCTCCCCTGGCTGAATCCCATCAGGTAGACGCGCTTGGGATCGACGTCGTAGGCGGCGATGACCTCGTCGATGAATGCGATGATCTTGTCGCGGCTCTCCTCGATCTGCTTGATGTCGACGCTCACTTCGCCCGTGCGCTGGTCGATCCCCAGATCGAACCAGGAGTATCCGCCCGGAAAGGCGTATTCATGCGGCGCCCGCGCGGCGATCACATAGAGCCGCGGATCGAGAAAGGGCTGGAGGCCGATGAGATCCTTGTCGTTGCTGCCGATCCCGTGCAGGGCGATCAGGACTGGTGGCTTGCCCTCGCTGCGCTCGTCGGGACGGCGAAGGGTGTGCTCAAGTGAGAAGGTTCTCTCGGTCATGGGATGCTCCTTGCCCCAGATATGGCAGGCCAATTGATAGGCGACAAGTCGCGCGCCCAGCACGTTGGGGTGGCACTTGTCGGCGAAGTAGAGGGGTCGGGGA of the Chrysiogenia bacterium genome contains:
- a CDS encoding dienelactone hydrolase family protein, coding for WLTPARELTRRVPPAEYSERLREIAQLSANMTAKPVPLDICQTDPSYGEEAVSVLSALSLPRFAPLEDARPETIEHCPFYLPTKSDDASPRPLYFADKCHPNVLGARLVAYQLACHIWGKEHPMTERTFSLEHTLRRPDERSEGKPPVLIALHGIGSNDKDLIGLQPFLDPRLYVIAARAPHEYAFPGGYSWFDLGIDQRTGEVSVDIKQIEESRDKIIAFIDEVIAAYDVDPKRVYLMGFSQGSMMSYTVLAKAPEKIAGIVAMSGRFVPELFEELDTSRIKDFPILVTHGTLDDVLPIENGRAARDALEKLPVNLTYKEYPMAHEVSQASIGDVSAWLKEQLGN